In Risungbinella massiliensis, a single window of DNA contains:
- a CDS encoding PadR family transcriptional regulator, translating to MDRTSLIKGHLEMCVLSILSKGKSYGYEIMRELDQYNLKLKGIGSIYPILTKLKDQGWVDTHREISDSGKARVYYEINEMGEVFLQRKIQEWLALQKDIQALISNTSKERKKNGE from the coding sequence ATGGACAGAACAAGTTTAATAAAAGGTCATTTAGAAATGTGTGTGCTCTCGATCCTATCAAAAGGGAAAAGTTATGGTTATGAAATTATGAGAGAGCTAGACCAGTACAATCTGAAGTTAAAAGGAATTGGTAGCATTTACCCAATTTTGACGAAGCTAAAAGACCAAGGTTGGGTAGATACGCATCGGGAAATCAGTGACAGTGGGAAAGCAAGGGTGTATTACGAAATCAATGAGATGGGAGAAGTATTTTTGCAAAGAAAGATCCAAGAATGGTTGGCACTACAAAAAGATATTCAAGCGTTAATTTCCAATACTAGTAAGGAGAGAAAGAAGAATGGAGAATAA
- a CDS encoding ABC transporter permease: MPQTKSRNLYLIPYVLWIVLFVIAPILLVLYYSFFDVEGNVTLGNYQKFFTPVYLQMTFSSFWYAFLITLFSLVVAYPTAYWLTKTKHKQLWLLLLILPSWINLLLKAYAFLGIFGTVGPANAFLEAIGIGTQQLLFTDFSFLFVSVYIFIPFMILPIFNALEELNPSLIDASRDLGASAWTTFRRVIFPLTLDGVKAGCQAVFIPALSLFMITRLIAGNRVITLGTAIEQNFLVIQDWGMGATIAVFLIIAMAIIMILTGKRKGEMSNETK; the protein is encoded by the coding sequence ATGCCACAAACTAAATCTCGAAATCTTTATCTCATCCCGTATGTGCTATGGATCGTTTTATTTGTGATCGCCCCGATCCTACTAGTACTTTACTACTCCTTTTTTGATGTAGAAGGGAATGTCACACTCGGGAATTATCAAAAGTTCTTTACGCCAGTTTACCTTCAGATGACTTTCAGTTCCTTTTGGTACGCATTTTTAATCACACTGTTCTCACTTGTAGTCGCTTATCCTACTGCCTATTGGTTGACCAAAACCAAGCACAAACAGCTTTGGTTGCTACTGCTAATTCTGCCTTCGTGGATTAACTTGTTGCTCAAAGCTTATGCCTTTCTAGGGATTTTTGGCACTGTTGGACCTGCCAATGCATTTTTAGAAGCAATAGGAATCGGCACTCAGCAACTGCTTTTTACTGATTTTAGCTTTTTGTTCGTCTCGGTCTATATATTTATCCCTTTTATGATCTTACCGATCTTTAATGCATTAGAGGAGCTAAATCCATCTTTGATCGACGCTTCTCGGGATTTAGGTGCTTCGGCTTGGACGACATTCCGCCGGGTTATCTTCCCACTTACACTAGACGGAGTCAAAGCGGGTTGCCAAGCGGTCTTTATCCCAGCACTATCGCTTTTTATGATTACCCGCTTGATCGCAGGGAACCGTGTCATTACACTTGGTACTGCCATTGAACAAAACTTTCTCGTGATCCAAGATTGGGGAATGGGAGCAACGATCGCTGTGTTCCTCATTATTGCGATGGCGATCATCATGATCTTAACTGGAAAACGGAAGGGGGAGATGAGCAATGAGACGAAATAG
- a CDS encoding ABC transporter permease, translating into MRRNSKLANLYLIAVFLVLYSPIFYLMYYSFSGGDSMREFEGFSLSHYKELLDDTRLLIIVLNTLVIALFSAAISTAIGVLGALAIYYVKKRSVQNGLLALNNVLIVSPDVIIGASFLILFTIIGIKLGFTSVLLSHIAFSVPIVVIMVLPKLQEMSPTLIDAARDLGASRYQVLSKVILPFIMPGIVAGFFLALTYSLDDFAVTFFVTGNGFSTLSVEIYALARQGISLKINALSTLIFLITFVLVIGYYFISKRAGRPNRLEAK; encoded by the coding sequence ATGAGACGAAATAGCAAATTAGCAAATCTTTATCTAATCGCAGTCTTTCTCGTTCTCTACTCTCCGATTTTCTATTTGATGTACTACTCATTTAGTGGCGGAGATAGCATGCGTGAATTTGAAGGATTCTCTTTATCCCACTATAAAGAACTTTTGGATGATACAAGACTACTTATCATTGTTCTCAATACGTTGGTAATTGCCCTCTTCTCGGCGGCAATCTCTACGGCAATTGGAGTACTAGGGGCATTAGCGATTTACTATGTAAAAAAACGCTCTGTTCAAAACGGACTACTTGCTTTAAATAATGTTCTGATCGTAAGTCCAGATGTCATCATCGGTGCTTCGTTCCTAATTCTTTTTACCATAATAGGGATCAAACTAGGATTTACTTCGGTACTGCTCTCTCATATCGCCTTTAGTGTGCCGATTGTCGTGATCATGGTATTGCCAAAGTTACAAGAGATGAGTCCAACCCTGATCGATGCTGCACGAGATTTAGGAGCGAGTCGTTATCAGGTGCTTTCCAAGGTGATCTTACCTTTTATTATGCCAGGGATCGTAGCTGGGTTTTTCCTAGCTCTCACTTATTCCTTGGATGACTTTGCAGTCACGTTCTTTGTCACTGGGAATGGATTCTCTACTTTATCTGTTGAGATTTATGCATTAGCAAGACAAGGTATCTCACTTAAAATCAATGCACTGTCTACGTTGATCTTCCTTATTACGTTTGTATTAGTGATTGGTTATTACTTTATTAGTAAACGGGCAGGTCGTCCGAATCGATTGGAGGCGAAGTAA
- a CDS encoding sodium:solute symporter family protein, whose protein sequence is MQGNLTALLITSFIIITVVLIGFLAGRDKSARSSVEEWSVGGRRFGGLLVWLLIGADLYTAYTFLGLTSTAFKAGSLAFFAIPYSVLAFFVSYFFLPKLWKVANKHKFTTLADYARERFDSKLLSALIAIVGVLMLIPYICLQLSGIQDTLQAAGTGFINVQVVVIVSFLLVALYTFFSGIKGPTYTAIIKDTLVWVIMLFMVVSLPIIHFGNWGSMMDTLVEKSPQLLTIPTEGPKGIPWFITASLVSALALFMWAHATTGVFTAKNAEAIRKNAIFLPLNNIVLILVIFLGFIAYLVLPEGTNPRFALLNLIQVSYGGVGQGLAFSTIALASLIPCSIMAIGASNLFANNIYRDLINPNVQPKKLTIITRSMVFVVIGLALLFGMLFPTALVSLQLLGVSGMVQIFPAVVFSLFWKKQTREATIIGLVVGLATTYYVYTTGNSFGIYEGFWGLVANVVTLVILHPVFAKKVKTNAVTEYLFDKPAVEQKDIQETA, encoded by the coding sequence ATGCAGGGGAATTTGACAGCACTACTAATCACTAGTTTTATCATCATAACAGTTGTGCTAATAGGCTTTTTAGCAGGTCGTGATAAATCTGCAAGAAGCTCAGTAGAAGAATGGTCTGTAGGTGGCAGACGATTTGGCGGGCTACTCGTTTGGTTATTAATTGGTGCAGACTTATATACAGCATACACGTTTTTAGGGCTAACGAGCACGGCTTTCAAAGCTGGAAGCCTAGCATTCTTTGCGATTCCGTATTCCGTTTTAGCTTTTTTTGTCTCTTACTTTTTTCTTCCAAAGTTATGGAAAGTCGCAAATAAACACAAGTTCACCACACTTGCAGACTATGCAAGAGAACGTTTTGACAGCAAACTTCTTTCCGCATTAATTGCCATCGTGGGTGTGTTAATGCTCATTCCTTATATTTGTTTACAGCTAAGCGGTATTCAAGATACGCTTCAAGCAGCAGGAACTGGATTTATTAATGTACAAGTAGTGGTCATTGTATCCTTCCTGCTCGTAGCCTTATATACATTTTTTAGTGGAATTAAAGGTCCTACGTATACTGCCATTATTAAAGATACTCTTGTTTGGGTAATTATGTTATTTATGGTTGTATCCTTACCAATCATCCACTTTGGCAATTGGGGTAGCATGATGGATACTCTCGTAGAGAAATCACCACAGTTATTAACCATTCCAACAGAGGGACCGAAAGGAATCCCTTGGTTTATTACAGCTTCTTTGGTGTCAGCCTTAGCACTATTTATGTGGGCACATGCAACTACAGGTGTATTTACAGCGAAAAACGCAGAGGCTATTCGGAAGAATGCCATCTTCTTGCCATTAAATAATATTGTGTTAATTCTTGTTATTTTTCTTGGATTTATCGCATACCTTGTACTGCCAGAAGGGACGAACCCTCGTTTTGCATTACTGAATTTAATTCAAGTTTCGTATGGTGGTGTTGGACAAGGGTTGGCATTTTCTACCATTGCACTAGCATCCTTGATCCCATGTTCGATTATGGCAATTGGTGCATCCAATCTATTTGCCAACAACATTTATCGTGATTTGATCAATCCAAATGTACAACCGAAAAAGTTAACTATTATTACACGTTCGATGGTGTTTGTTGTAATCGGACTTGCTCTATTGTTTGGTATGTTGTTCCCAACCGCACTCGTATCTCTACAACTTTTAGGTGTATCAGGAATGGTGCAGATCTTCCCAGCCGTTGTATTTAGCCTATTTTGGAAAAAGCAAACGAGAGAAGCCACCATTATCGGTTTAGTTGTTGGTCTAGCAACGACATATTATGTTTATACCACTGGCAATTCGTTTGGCATATACGAAGGATTCTGGGGTTTAGTAGCAAATGTAGTAACACTGGTGATTTTGCATCCTGTTTTTGCGAAGAAAGTAAAAACAAATGCGGTAACCGAGTATTTGTTTGATAAACCAGCAGTAGAGCAAAAGGATATCCAAGAAACAGCATGA
- a CDS encoding helix-turn-helix domain-containing protein, whose protein sequence is MKIGKKIKNLRLKKGLTQEELGERTDLSKGYISQIERDLSSPSIETFFDILEVLGCAPKEFFDEEGWEQKVVYGQEDRTDYVDEERGYHIQWLVPESNEKEMEPIYLTLFAKGEFKEFEPSLAETFAYVLKGRVSVRIGKRVFFAKAGEAIYFQASDEHQIINDFDGTTELLLVATDSYL, encoded by the coding sequence ATGAAGATAGGAAAGAAAATCAAAAATTTACGGCTTAAAAAAGGGTTGACCCAAGAAGAGCTAGGAGAACGAACTGATTTAAGCAAGGGGTATATATCCCAGATCGAGCGAGATCTTAGTTCCCCATCAATTGAGACATTTTTTGACATCTTAGAAGTATTGGGTTGTGCGCCCAAGGAGTTCTTTGATGAAGAAGGATGGGAGCAAAAAGTCGTCTATGGACAAGAAGATCGTACTGATTATGTGGACGAGGAACGTGGCTACCATATTCAGTGGCTTGTACCAGAGTCCAATGAAAAAGAAATGGAACCGATTTATTTGACGCTTTTTGCGAAAGGAGAGTTTAAAGAGTTTGAACCATCCCTTGCAGAGACTTTTGCTTATGTACTAAAAGGAAGAGTTAGCGTCCGAATTGGGAAGAGAGTCTTTTTTGCGAAAGCGGGAGAGGCGATCTACTTTCAAGCATCGGATGAGCACCAAATTATCAATGACTTTGATGGAACAACGGAGTTACTGTTAGTAGCTACTGATTCGTATTTGTAA
- a CDS encoding ABC transporter ATP-binding protein, translated as MSGTIIRFENVTKQFDQDPAVLKDVSFEIERGKFYTLLGPSGCGKTTILRLIAGFTNPSKGKIYFDGKLVNNVEANKRQVNTVFQDYALFPHLNVFENVAFGLRIKKMKKEDIEKKVSEALRFVNLVGYEKRQMKEMSGGQRQRVAIARAIVNEPEVILLDEPLSALDLKLRTEMQYELRELQRRLGITFIFVTHDQEEALAMSDEIFVLNKGKIEQSGTPTDIYDEPINRFVADFIGESNIVSGKMLTDFQVEFVGKEFECVDQGFDTDETVEIVIRPEDLEITSPEQGKLQVTVDSQLFRGVHYEICCLDEAGNEWLVHSTKKAVVGDPIGLHFEPEAIHVMRLGETEEEFDKRLEAYGEERNATN; from the coding sequence ATGTCGGGTACTATTATTCGGTTTGAAAATGTAACCAAACAATTCGACCAAGATCCTGCGGTATTGAAGGATGTAAGCTTTGAGATAGAAAGAGGAAAGTTTTATACTCTACTTGGACCATCTGGATGTGGAAAGACAACGATTTTGCGTCTGATTGCCGGATTTACGAACCCATCCAAAGGAAAGATTTACTTTGATGGAAAACTTGTTAATAACGTAGAAGCAAACAAACGTCAAGTAAATACGGTGTTTCAAGATTATGCCCTCTTTCCTCATCTCAATGTTTTTGAGAACGTAGCTTTTGGTTTACGGATCAAAAAGATGAAAAAAGAGGATATCGAGAAAAAAGTATCTGAAGCACTTCGATTTGTGAACTTAGTAGGATACGAAAAGCGTCAAATGAAAGAGATGTCAGGTGGACAACGTCAGCGTGTTGCCATTGCACGTGCGATTGTGAATGAGCCTGAAGTAATTTTATTGGATGAACCACTATCTGCATTGGATCTAAAATTGCGTACCGAAATGCAATATGAACTTCGTGAGTTACAACGTCGACTTGGTATTACTTTTATTTTTGTAACACATGATCAAGAGGAAGCACTTGCTATGTCGGATGAGATCTTTGTATTAAACAAAGGAAAAATTGAGCAAAGTGGTACTCCAACGGATATCTATGATGAGCCAATCAATCGTTTTGTAGCAGATTTCATTGGAGAATCCAATATTGTGTCGGGTAAAATGCTAACTGATTTTCAAGTGGAGTTTGTCGGAAAAGAGTTTGAGTGCGTAGACCAAGGGTTTGATACCGATGAAACGGTAGAGATTGTAATTCGCCCAGAAGATTTGGAGATCACTTCTCCAGAGCAAGGGAAGTTACAAGTCACAGTAGATTCACAGCTTTTCCGTGGGGTACATTATGAGATCTGTTGTTTAGATGAAGCAGGTAATGAGTGGTTGGTTCACTCGACCAAAAAGGCCGTGGTTGGCGATCCGATTGGCCTTCATTTTGAACCAGAAGCAATTCATGTTATGCGTCTAGGGGAAACGGAAGAAGAGTTTGACAAACGCCTAGAAGCATATGGAGAAGAACGAAATGCCACAAACTAA
- a CDS encoding DUF1129 family protein: MENNLTKVEKDYINKVVEELGKFNIDANSVKEVKEQILEHIQESREHGEESLAELGEPTTFVKEYLEVQGINPSPSTKGDRKKSRSALIGGLFVFAVTFVICQLLLMFFLTDLYVIDVEYIDNKYVYSHKTTDHPWWNAFLTFISFATALITSVCVAIFLQRRAKKRYLKVDVNV; encoded by the coding sequence ATGGAGAATAACTTAACGAAGGTAGAGAAGGACTATATAAATAAAGTAGTAGAGGAACTAGGGAAATTCAATATTGATGCCAATTCAGTTAAGGAAGTAAAAGAACAGATTTTGGAACATATTCAGGAAAGCCGAGAACATGGGGAAGAGAGTTTAGCAGAACTAGGTGAGCCGACTACTTTTGTGAAGGAATACTTAGAAGTTCAGGGGATCAATCCCTCTCCTTCCACTAAAGGCGATAGGAAGAAAAGTAGATCTGCTTTAATTGGAGGTTTGTTTGTTTTTGCTGTCACGTTTGTAATTTGTCAACTACTGCTTATGTTTTTCTTAACAGATTTATATGTGATTGACGTTGAATATATAGATAACAAGTATGTGTATAGTCACAAGACTACCGACCATCCTTGGTGGAATGCTTTCTTGACGTTTATTAGTTTTGCAACTGCTCTCATTACTTCTGTATGTGTAGCGATCTTTTTGCAAAGAAGAGCCAAGAAGCGCTATCTGAAGGTAGATGTTAATGTTTAA
- a CDS encoding serine hydrolase domain-containing protein has product MFKFRIILKQAMICFIALLLLGSTFPFQSYASTTQQPNLPNKIDQYIQKMMTEYQIPGLSIALVHHDKTVYSHGWGITGGKKTAVTSDTPFALGSLSKSLTGLAIVKLIEEKKMELDKPIQTYIPWFTLQDKKASSQITVRHLLAQTSGISTYSGLEISDQGSLEPDAIKKNVKKLSSVELNSAPGATHQYSAANYLILGAIIEEITNMPYADYMEQEIFVPLQMKHAASDYEKSLANGYLSGFQSWFGVPKPSKVMYDNSGAPYGYITASAKDMAQYLKAVINGNDVINGESHKLFLSPLVERKPDQWYGFGWRTSKISDSETMIWHAGSTPDSRAEILLNPKTGWGLVILTNKDHIFEEPRLTYVAKEIMKMVNGEVPDELPKATATEQWIVSGVVLVLLLTAIGLFIRLQKHKPTQKVRMLWFILGFGLVLLAIGLIPALTYILDSPWRALEMFAPDIAFLTYIGVMLLASKGLIAILISLEKFRKSNKTTKITS; this is encoded by the coding sequence ATGTTTAAATTTCGAATCATCCTAAAACAGGCAATGATCTGTTTCATTGCTCTGCTACTATTAGGGTCGACATTCCCTTTCCAAAGTTATGCTAGTACTACACAGCAACCAAATCTTCCTAATAAAATAGATCAATACATACAAAAAATGATGACAGAGTATCAGATTCCGGGTTTGTCCATTGCTTTGGTACATCATGACAAAACGGTTTATTCTCATGGATGGGGGATTACTGGGGGAAAGAAAACGGCTGTTACTTCTGATACGCCTTTTGCACTTGGGTCATTAAGTAAGTCTCTAACAGGGCTAGCCATTGTCAAATTAATCGAAGAAAAGAAGATGGAGTTGGATAAACCGATTCAGACCTATATCCCTTGGTTTACACTCCAAGATAAAAAAGCTTCTTCTCAAATTACCGTGCGGCATCTTCTTGCTCAAACAAGTGGAATCAGTACCTATTCTGGTTTAGAGATTTCCGATCAAGGTTCTCTAGAGCCAGATGCTATTAAGAAGAATGTAAAAAAACTTTCCTCTGTGGAGCTAAATAGTGCCCCAGGGGCAACTCATCAGTATAGTGCAGCAAACTACCTTATTTTAGGTGCGATCATAGAAGAAATTACGAATATGCCATATGCAGATTATATGGAACAAGAAATCTTCGTCCCACTGCAGATGAAACATGCTGCATCTGACTATGAAAAATCACTTGCGAATGGATATCTCTCAGGATTCCAGTCATGGTTTGGAGTCCCAAAACCAAGTAAGGTTATGTATGATAATAGCGGTGCTCCGTATGGTTACATTACTGCTAGTGCGAAAGATATGGCTCAGTATTTAAAAGCGGTGATCAATGGTAATGATGTGATAAACGGAGAAAGTCACAAGCTCTTCTTATCTCCTCTAGTCGAGAGAAAGCCTGATCAATGGTACGGCTTTGGTTGGAGAACTTCGAAGATAAGTGATTCGGAGACCATGATCTGGCACGCAGGCTCCACCCCCGATTCTCGTGCAGAAATACTCCTGAACCCGAAGACGGGATGGGGTCTGGTTATTCTAACGAATAAGGATCATATTTTTGAAGAGCCTAGGCTTACGTATGTCGCGAAAGAAATTATGAAGATGGTAAATGGTGAAGTTCCTGACGAATTACCAAAAGCAACTGCAACAGAACAATGGATCGTGAGTGGAGTAGTGCTCGTGTTGCTCCTTACGGCGATTGGGCTATTTATTAGACTACAAAAGCATAAGCCAACGCAGAAAGTTAGAATGCTTTGGTTCATTCTAGGATTTGGATTGGTCTTACTCGCCATTGGTCTTATTCCTGCTTTAACATATATACTGGATAGTCCATGGCGTGCACTCGAAATGTTTGCTCCTGATATTGCCTTTTTAACATATATTGGGGTGATGCTATTGGCTAGCAAGGGATTGATTGCGATCTTGATCTCGCTAGAAAAGTTCAGAAAGTCCAATAAAACAACGAAAATAACCTCTTAA